From a single Solenopsis invicta isolate M01_SB chromosome 4, UNIL_Sinv_3.0, whole genome shotgun sequence genomic region:
- the LOC105195796 gene encoding potassium/sodium hyperpolarization-activated cyclic nucleotide-gated channel 1: protein MCKKECEDCWMMRLEDSSLKFRLKNAAFIVLENIFASGYGLFVPETDRAIIFNNILMIIGRFIVCYMLIMFLRIKAERKSSESKFQELIDQVKAYTRQKQLLPHMKERLLAYYHYRFKDSYFRGKRILSDLTEPLREEIALQSCRRLIENVAIFKNLPRNALQSIVKNLKFELYLPNDVIIKAGSQGDCMFFLSSGTVTVLTPTGKEICHLNDGAHFGEIALLVADQRRVASVVAIQVCEVYRLDRKNFRQCIDVHSELFAEIERIATERIEKTIRAEEQHKRFLMRPNRLPNLRNESTKT, encoded by the exons atgtgTAAAAAGGAATGCGAGGACTGCTGGATGATGAGATTGGAAGACAGCAGTCTCAAATTCAGATTGAAAAACGCCGCGTTTATTGTACtggaaaatatatttgcaagTGGCTATGGCCTGTTCGTGCCAGAGACAGATAGAGCCATCATTTTCAATAACATTCTTATGATCATCGGCAGATTTATTGTGTGTTATATGCTGa TTATGTTCCTTCGTATCAAAGCTGAGAGAAAATCATCCGAATCAAAATTTCAAGAGTTAATAGATCAAGTAAAAGCATATACGAGGCAGAAACAATTATTGCCACACATGAAGGAACGTCTTTTAGCTTATTATCATTATCGTTTCAAAGACAGTTACTTTCGCGGTAAACGGATTTTATCAGATTTGACAG AACCGCTACGTGAAGAGATTGCACTTCAGTCTTGTCGACGATTAATCGAAAACGTAGCAATCTTTAAGAATTTGCCAAGAAATGCTCTGCAATCAATAGTGAAAAACTTAAAATTCGAATTATATTTGCCAAATGACGTAATTATTAAAGCTGGTAGTCAGGGTGACTGTATGTTCTTTTTGTCTTCCGGGACTGTTACGGTTTTAACACCAACTGGAAAGGAA atatgCCATTTGAATGACGGTGCCCATTTCGGTGAGATTGCGCTTTTAGTGGCGGATCAGCGAAGGGTAGCTAGTGTTGTAGCGATTCAAGTCTGTGAGGTGTATCGACTAGATCGTAAAAATTTTCGTCAGTGCATAGACGTACATAGCGAATTATTCGCAGAGATTGAACGTATCGCCACGGAACGCATAGAAAAAACCATCAGAGCTGAGGAACAACACAAGCGTTTTTTGATGCGTCCTAATCGCTTGCCGAATTTACGTAATGAATCAACGAAAACTTaa